The following is a genomic window from Manihot esculenta cultivar AM560-2 chromosome 9, M.esculenta_v8, whole genome shotgun sequence.
aatttagcGGTCCAAAGAATATCATAGGATAAAAagaacaaacaaataaaatctaCACCTTCCAATGAAGTGACAGATTTAAATACTGCTCTTATGGAATCCTGAATGTAGATTTCACTGAGATAAGGAAATCCATCCCCAACTATCTATTAATACCCATTGGACCCCTTCTCTTTTCCACCCACCACTTCCACTAGCAAGGCGGTGAAGCTCTTCTCCTTTGCCCCTAAGCTCATGGGCAATGGCCATGTCCATTCTCCAGTGAGCTTCCGTCTTACTTGACTAGTGAGTTCCCAGGTGACTATGAATGGGATACTGTTGGTCTCTGTGCTGACTCAGAAACTTTTGTAAAAAACCGTGAGCTTGAAGTGATTCACTGCAGATGGACTATGCTTGGAGCTCTTGGATGAATAAACAGTTTCTCCAGTATGAAATCTGTAGGTTCTGCCTGGATAGCCCGTCAAAGGATCTGCTCTCATGTTCATGTTTTTCATTGGTACTTATGATAGTGGATACCATGTTTTGGACCAAGATTTCCATAGATTTGCTTGGTAGGAtcaccataaaaaaaaaaccaagtCTCATCATAGTAGCAAAATTATTTGAGACAGCCTTGTCAATATTCGACTCATCATAGTGGGACCAAGACTTCAGTGTGCTGGCCTAAGAATCACCAGCAATTGAGATCCAGAcctatcaaattaaaaaaaaaaattgcaatttCATTATAAATACTAAGCCTCTTTTAAGGAAAAAATGCAATTAACAAGCAACCTGATAATCAACTTTAACGAGTAATTAGCATTTCAAGCATTACCTGCCAATATTGCTGTAGCTGCAGCTTCTTCTGGTGTTTTGGTATAGTGTTGTCCATTGAAGAACTCATATACTGAATCACAGTCAGAAACTATGTATCTGCAAAAACCGAGCCGAATTCAAACCAGATGATCAACTATGAAACTCAAAATTCGGAGAATGAATATATACCCATTCAATTTCCATTCGCCTCGAATGACCCCAGAAAGAAGATTTGGATCAGCACATGTTGGCTTACCATTGACCTGATTGTAGGAACACATTACACTGGCAATATTACCATCAAGAACACAACTTCTAAATGGAGGTTGAAATGTATCTTCCATGTCTTGCTTTGTTACATGAATTATCACAATTCAAAAGCacacaaaagaaaaataataaatggacTTCTAACCAGGGGCCTCTTGGCCTCTTCCCCATCTAGGATCACGAAAAATGTTAACATTTGGCGACCAAAACGTCAAGCCTGTCAATCCTACGTTCTGCATGGCCCTGCCTTCAGTAGAAACTGCCTTGCAAAAAACAATTTCATCAAATGAATTGGAATCCGTTCACTAACTTTTAAACATCAAATGAGGAAATGGTACAGTGATTGTATACCTTTCCAATGGCTTGGAAAAGGGAAACGTTGAAGGAAGCAGCAGTTAAAATGACCTGACGAAAGCCTTGTAGCTGCAGGTAGGACATTGGAGAAATTTGTACCACGACCCACATAAGAGACCAAGCCTCAGACCACCAGTTATAGTTGGGTATCCCAGTCTACTCACACTTGCAGAAATTTGTACCATGACCCACATGAGAAAAAAAGGAGAGTTTTTATGTTTGAACTTCAGATTATATTGGGCTGTGATGATATGTAAATTGTTGTGATTTAATTCAAAGCATAATGTAATTTTTGCATGCTAAAAGTGCATCTTCTATGCAACTGTCTTGTAAAAGCACTGTCATCTTCTACTCTGAAAGGATAAATTTCCCACAGAAAATTCCATGAAAATGAAACAATTACAGGTAGTTGAAATCAAATCGTCGCTACAGTTCTCAAGATCGTTCCTGTAATGGTTAAATGCATGTTCTAAAGCACCATTAGATCCCTGCTCGGGGAAACATTTTTATCCATCAGAATAACAGTCAAGAATAGCATGTTAAATACAAATTTGACAAAATCGCAAAATAGAGGAACATTTTGAACCATCAGAACAGTCGAGATTATAATTGTAGTTGTATTGTAGATCATGCAGCCTGCAGGCTCATCTTTTGATTGACCGGTGATACTAGTAAGTTCTATTAGCTCAAAGCTTAGGCAACCTAATTAAGATAAAAATCAAGTAACCAGCTCTAGTCAATTGCCTGCTCATCAGGATTCAAGAATGTATATCCATTTCAAAACTGAAGAGGAATTGTCTCATCATCAACATC
Proteins encoded in this region:
- the LOC110622253 gene encoding beta-xylosidase/alpha-L-arabinofuranosidase 2; translation: MEDTFQPPFRSCVLDGNIASVMCSYNQVNGKPTCADPNLLSGVIRGEWKLNGYIVSDCDSVYEFFNGQHYTKTPEEAAATAILAGLDLNCW